DNA from Fusarium falciforme chromosome 7, complete sequence:
AGTTTCTACATGATGAATTTCTTTCCTCAGTCCATTCACACTTTTGTGGCCAGCTTGAAGGGCGAGCTGACCTGGTGGATATACTGACTATCGGCTACTGACCAGGACGCTGGCCCGGCCAGAAGCCCACAGGCCCATTCCCCATGATCTCCACCCTTCTCCGGAGTATAAAAGTCAAATTTTAGTTAGTCCACGAATCTCTATTCACCTAGATTGTACACGGGGGGCCCGAAGATGATATCATCATCCCAGACATGTCAATGTTACGAAGGTTTACGAGGTTGATCCATGGCCTCCGCGCATGAACTGATCTTTCTGCAGACAGACCCATATTCCACTCTTGCATAACCGCAGAATATCCGAAATCCCTTGAACCGAATCAACTCGTTCCTCGTAAAAGCTGATGGCTGCTCAAACAGTCTACTACTCGACTTACAGCTGAGCTGACAAATACCCAACACATCACTCACCCCAAGGCATGATAAGAGTCTAGATCTAAAGAAAGTAGACTATTTCTTAaccttatctcttatttgaCAGACGTGGAGATTCACCGTCCTCCCTGGTGTGCCGTACATCCGGGCCCACCACAGAGCCTTGCACTTCAGCTGACGCGAATTGATAGTGAATTGCATCATCGGGAATAAAAGGGCCTGGACCAACACCTCGGCCCTCCCTCCTGTCACACAATTACATCTCCAGAAGACGTTTTCAGCAGAAACACTGCCAAGACAACGTTGGTTCCGCTGTCGGCGGCATACATGGTTCCACCTAGTGAGCCGACTATGGCAGCGCGGCTGATGATAAGGCTTCGCGATGCGGCCGTTGGAGCATTGTGATGTTCGCTCGCTTCATGCCCCGGATTTGCTATTGGATGGGGTAAGAGAGTAAAGTGGGAGACCGAGATGTGGGAGTTTGGACTGCGGGATACATGTAGGATTTAAGACTTTGCATACCGCGCTGTTCATGGTAAATCCTCACCCAATTCTTGCCAGATTATTCGAATAGTCAACATGGCGTGGTCAGAAGCTTTCGGCCGTTTGGCCTTTGCGAAGAAGCATGACAGAACTCCAGAGGAGCGCGCCTTTGTTCGCAGGCTGGACCTGTTCCTCATGACATTTGGATGCATCTCCCAAGGTAAGCGAGCGTGTTCAACCGTGTGATTCAAGTTCTAACCAATGGTTCTCGTGTAGTCATCAAGTTTTTGGATCAAACAAACATCACATCCGCATATGTGAGCGGCATGAAGGAAGATCTTGAGCTGTTTGGAAATGAGCTGAACTTGTGAGTGATACAAGCGTGAGACTGGAATTCTTGCTGACCACAACCAGCTTCACGACCTATTTCAATATCGGCTACTGTATCATGCTCATTCCCTCTCAAATCATCTTGACCTATGTGCGACCAAGCATTTGGCTTTCTACGCTCGAGATTGCTTGGGGTGTTATCACTGGCCTCATTGCTATTGTACACAATGAGAGGCAGATTTACGCACTCCGCTTTGTCCTTGGTCTGCTGGAGAGCAGTGCATGGCCAGGCATGATCACCTTGCTGAGTCAGTTGCCTTTATCTGAATTGATTCGTAACATGAACTGACTTCTAACCCTCAGTGTTGTGGTATACTCCCTCTGAACTGGCAAAAAGAATGGGTTTCTACCACTCTGCGCGAGCTGTCGGTGGTATGATGTCTGGAGCCCTGCAAGTTGCCATCTTGAACACTCTTGATGGACACAGTGGCCTCCCTGGTTGGCGGTAAGAATGATTTCCTGCAAAGATTGGACAACAACTAATGGCGGTGCTATAGATGGCTAttcatcatcaacgccatcatgaccatcGTGCTTGGCTTCTTCGGCTACGTCATGCTTCCCGACACCCCCAACAAGCCAAACCCCTGGGCCAAGTGGTGGTTCAATGACACTCACGCGCAAATCGCTATGAAGAGACTTGAGCGACATGGCCGGTCTGAATCCAAAAAGATTACATGGGCAGCGTCCAAGTAAGTATTGTCCCTTACATGCACTCCGTATTCAGCTAACAGATTGTAGGCGAGCCGCGCGCATGTGGATCACGTACTACATCCCCGCCTACTGGGTGGTCAGCGGAATGAGTGCCGGAGCACTGGGATACTTCAATGTCTTCCTCCGATCACTGATGGACAGCCAGGGCCAACCCGTCTGGACAAAGACACAGGTCAATGCAATTCCCATTGGCGGAGGTGCCATCCAAGTAGTCTGCAGTATGTGAATTCCCTCACACAAGGAGCCTCTTCTGACTCGTGATCAAGTTTGGTTTTGGTGTATTCTGTCAGATCTGCTGCAGGTTCGATGGCAGCTCATTGTCACCCAGAGTAAGTGATCGCCTTCAATGCTTCCAACTGGGATACACTAACACAGTTAGGTGCCATCGGCCTTATCccagccatcatcatgacgATTTGGACACGGAACCCCGGCAGTGTACCTCTGAGTGCAGCTTACGCGAGTTACTTCATGACTTACATGGTCCAAGCCTCGGGTCTTATCCTACTAGCTTGGTTTACCGACATGTGAGTCCTTTATACGCGTTTTTGAAGTCGATCATGTTTCTAATCTCTGTGAGCAACAGGTTCCCAGGAGAGCCTGAAGCTCGAGCCCTGATCGTTGGAATCTCGGTCGTCGCTATCTACGCCGTTGACGCTGGTAGCCAAGTTTCCGTCTGGCCAGCAACCCAAGCCCCTTACTGTACGTATTATCGAGTACTGCTCATGGCAGTTCTGGTTCATGAAAAACTGCTAACAGCCCCTCTCACTAGACAAAACGGGTTGGGTTGTCATGCTCTCTATGTGGACAGCaggcatcatcctcatcgtcactcTACACTTGATCGACAAACGATATGTCACGTTCGTATTTCCCCGATCACTGACCGGTTGACAACGATGCCTAATAAATCGCCACACAGACCAAAGCGGATCGCCACTTCCGAGCCCATCCAGACCGTAGAGTATGAGAATGACTCAGCTGGATCCGATAAGAACGAGAAGCGTGTTCAAGTCAGCAGTTTGGCGTAGGAAGGGTGTAGATGCACCATTTAGGCCCGGAAGGATGGCTGTATGTTGGAGGCGACGAGGAATGGCAGACCGGAGTATCTGAAGTGCAAGAGAAAATGATCGACTAGCGAAAACATCTCAGGGCGCCTCTAACCTAAACCCACACTTGCCTCCATTCTTTCTCTCTTGACCCCATAacgtgttctttattatagttgaagccctgaCCTTgagggataactgagccagaagacctcTCTTGACCCCGAATTTGCAGCACCTCCAAAGCCAAGCATCTTGGCCCTTGTCTTGTAACGAACCGTGAAGTAGCATCACAGGGCTCGCTGTTGAACGTTCGATCAGCACCTAGCAGAGTAAGGGCATGcagatattattagtagcCACTACCTGATGACGAGTCACGGCTCGTTGCTACAAATAAACCTCAATGCCACAATCCGACCCCTCACTTTCCTCCGAACCTATCCTCCACCCATATCCATCCCTCAAGTCGCCAGTAAATTCCGGTATCGTCCGATATCATCCCTTAAAGGATATCAACACAGTTGGCAAGGGCGATGTTGATCCAAGTGCCCTGATAATGTTAGATAAGAGCCACCTGAGGGGTGGTGAACAGTAACTTACGGGAGCAGCTCCAGTGTTGCAGCAGTAAGCGTTTCCGCCCTTGCAACTGTCTCCAAGAATCTGAACAGCGCAGTTGAGAAGGCCGTTGCAGCAGACCTGCTTGTTCTCAACGGAGCAGAtcctgttgttgctgttggtggtctcggtggtggtggtggtggtgtcgcCGCCCTTGGGGGGACCAGCACCACGGCCGTCGTCTTCTCCACCACCGAGGATGGGCAGACCGAGACCGGGAGCCGGAGCTGCGGCCACAACAgtggcgagggcgaggatggaAGCGAGAGTGAACTGCATTTTGAAGGTGGGTGGTAAAGATTGGATAAGATGAGTGAGTTGTGGAGTTTGTAGCGAGTCGGTGATGATTTCTGAAGATGCTGAAGCTGATGAGGAATTGAATGCATTCGAGGGGCGGAAGAGTCTGGCTTTATAGTTGAGAAGCGTGATCGTGAGTTCTCACCTTCAAGAAAGAGATCAAGAGAAGCTCTCCTCTATTCCCCCCCTTTGACTCCATCGCCCAGAGGATGCAACACTCCTCTGGATTCTCATGGCCCTCACGCAGAGACTCGATTCGGTCACGGTTTGTCTCGGGAACCAACTGCCGGGAGATCAGCTAGTGCCGATGTCGATCTTCCGCTCAGGCCCAGTAGCCGTCACACGGCTGAAGATCGCCCCGAGATCCGGTCGGCAGTTCAAAGCCTGACTGCCGAATGAGAAGCCCAGGAACTTTTGCAGCGGCCACCCGTCCTCTGCAAATATTCGGTCGTCTCTCGGCCGGATGGTGCTTGCGCTATGTGGCGTTAATGGGAACTATGGTAAACTGCCAGAGCACGGAGTTTCCCATGGGATTTGCAGTGTTATGCAGCCAGGGGAAATCCCGTAATGGGAGATTGAAGTTTTGGATAACAGTAGCATCATACTGCAGATGCTCAGCCGAAATAGGTAATGACGGACGGCCTGGCTTGCAACAATTGGACACAGCAACGTCGTCATTCTGCTTCCCTTCCCCAGTTGTGTGGTAAGCGGCGGTAGGATGCCAGGTACTATCAGAACCTTAAGCTAATTTCTGAGGGGAATCAAAGGCTGTTGGCCAAATTTGGTGTTCGTGTTCTGGGTTGGAGCTATAAAAGGGCCGTTTGTAAGCCACACCGTTGGCAGAAACCTTTTTCCTTTAAGCCACATTATTTCAGGAGAAGAGCCGTGAATCCCCGTGACAGCTGGCTACATCTCCATATTGTCATTCATTCTAGTACAATTTATCTGTTTGACAACCTCAAACATACCGATACGTCCATGCCGGCTACATGCTACCCAGCATTAGATGCATAGCCAGACTCCGGTCTGTAGACAAATCGCCACGAGAAGCTAAGTCATACCGATTGAAGCCTGCGAGATATAGATAATTAGATTTGTTGTGTTAAGGCTGCAGTGATCGACAGGTAGGTCTCTTTATCGTAGTATTGTCGACTTCCGTCTCCAATACTAATTGACGCGAATGTTGGTATTTGTCGCGTCCCTGCACGTCCAAACTCACTCAACGAAGATCACTGCTAGATAGAGATAGTGCTCAGGCGGAAGGGACACCTGGATGGCAATGGCAACTGCCTCTCGGTCTATCTTCCCGAGTACACAAGACCTTAACATACGTGCATCAATCAGAAAGCTGCCAGTACCAACTACGCTCATCCACTATCCTCTCCTGACCTCATTTCCGAATCATACAGACGATCTCTACAAAAGAAAGCGACGGGCTATCGGCAACATCCTTCTGTGCAGAGAGATCTTTAAGTTTCTTGTGCCCTGTATTTGATTCCGCCTCAACTAACGGGTCGTGGTCTTGACTTTTCTGCTGGTTCGTGGCCCGGAGATGGATGAAACTCCCCGCAATGGCTTCAACAGGTGCCGTAGTGCAAACTGAAAGGAATCTTCACGGTGTTATTCTACGTAATCTGTGTCTATGGTGTGTGGTATTGGTGATGGTAGCCCAGTGAGACAGAAACGCGTGATGTTTGTTTTCGCCAACCTTGTCAAGGCCAACTTTGCCAACCTgtttctccttggcctcaatCCCAGATCCCAGTTTGTACAGGCTCTGGGGATGTGTAGACGTTTGGAGACCCGTGGCCGTGGTCTGAAAAAGTCCTGCCCCATTGTGTGCGGCTCGCACTAGATCCCTGCCCATCGATTGCCAACGTACGGCACATGGGGAAGCGCTGGCCAGTCAGATAACTACCGAGTAGAGAGTAAAATATATCAGACTCCAGGGTAGACCAGTACACGTTGTCTGTGTTTCGTGAGCTTTCACCTGTGATAGCATGGCTATCGCTCAGTCACTGTTGAACCGGTCTGCAGGATAATGGAGCCTCTTCTGGAATATGTCTGCATCGAGATTCTTGTTCGTGTATACATGAAGCTCCCAAAGTTTCCGTATACGTTCCTTCGTAATCCTGGCAATTTgtagagaagaaaaaagaaaaccttgGAACTTGGTCACGTATTATGATCTCAGAAGTCACATCATATCAATCATACTATTCATTTGTCGCTCATATACTGCTTGGAGTATTCATGTATCCCAAGACGTACTATTATCTACTTCAAGTCTTCAATGGAGGTCGAAGAGGCCTTGTTTTGATCAGATAAGCGCTCTTCTCGCCATGGGCAGGCTAGTTTGTTACCTTTTGGGAGCCCTCGAGTATAGCTTCTGTCCATCCTTCTCAAAGTCAGCAATAATATCCTGTCCCTTGTCGCTCACCAGCCACTTGACAAATGCAGCAGCCTCGTCAGCGTTGGGTGCCTTTGCGCCGATTAAGGCCCGGGCAGGATTAAGAAGGAGATCATCGGCGTCGTCGGAACCAGCTTTGTAGATTTTAGTCTGGTTCCTTAGTTCGGCGTCAAGAGATAAAATGGTGCCTCGGTCTGTGATGGTGTACTCATTTAGGAGAATGGCGGCGGTGAGAGCCTGGATTGGGAACGCGATGTATTGGTGATACCACGTCGAGTACGCGGTGGCCCACGGGACCTGTTTGGGGATTAATAGGGCGATAGAAAACGGGATGAGCCCATACATACTTGTCCAATACCTGCCCAGAGAAGGGTCTCTTTGATGTTGGTTGCAGACTTGTCGTAGCGACTGAGGAAGCGAACAGGCGGATTGGTAGCCTTCCCTTCGGCCGCCTCGTGGAGGGTGGCAAACATGGTAAGGATGTCATCCGACTTCGAGAGGTTGGCAGGGTTAAGTTCTGGACCGACGAGCAAGAAGTGGTCCCGGAAGGCGTAGTAGCTGGGTGACTTTGCAATGCCCTGCTTGATGGAGATGTTCTCAGCTGCCTCATTGTACGTGATGCCTACGTCGGCGTCTCCCGTCTTGAGATACTGGATGCTGTAATACGTGTCGCTCTTGATCCAAGCTACTTGGAAGGGCTTCTCGCCATTCGTGACTCGATCTTTGATGTATGCATTGGCGAGCTCTGTGGTGTGTTAGCGGGAAGGTTGGCCTGCCACACTGTGAGCTTACCTTTGATTAGGCCACTTTGACCGGCACCTCCATTGGCGATGCGTAGCTTGATGGAGTCGTTCTTGGCAAAGTCAAAGCCGCCGCTATAAACGGCTTCGGGCTCGACTGCCACAGAGctgccgagaagaagagcgGCGACAACAAACAGTCTCATGGCTCTCGTCTAGTCGCGTGCACTTCTGGTTGGCGAGAGAGTGCGGAAAAAGAGGTCAGATCCCGGAGATCGATGAGAGAGTCAACCATCTTTTTTTTCGTCGAGGCGAAAGGGGCCTTTAAATCAGAATTCATCGCGACAGAGATTCAGCTCAGCTCGCCTCGATCCGCACTAGTCAGACCATGTCTCAGAAGCTATTGCGAGCTTCAAGTCGGCGCATCCACCATGGGCAAGGATCGACATAAGCATCAGCGGCACAACCCAGTAGCTTGCCAGGGAGCAGCGCCAGAGGTCTTATGGGTGAGTGATGCAGTGGCTACAGCATATTCGCGACACCTTCCGTAGGCCCCGGATTGCAGATTTGTCGATGAAGGGCCGCATCTCTGGAAGTGTAGATTGATATGGTTCTACGCGAATCAAGACAAACAATGATGATGCGGGATGAGCCGTAACTTTGCATCCAGAAGGTGGGCATGACCCAGGTTTGTTTTGATCGGCGCTCAATCCTGTAGAGTGTGGACTACGCTGCGTTTTCACATTCCTTGTCTTATTCACACACGAATCAGGTCCCTTCTTACAGGAGGTTGGGGTGACGGCCACTGCCGACAGCTGTCATATGTACTCATTAACCGCCTAGGCCGCCGCCTAAGACACATTAGCTCCCTGACCATCCTTGCTGATGGTCGATCACAATTGATCCTAGAAGTTTAGCTGGACGGGTCCGTTAACTACACGTCAGCATGGCTAGCCAGTCTTGGAAAACCAAGCCAA
Protein-coding regions in this window:
- a CDS encoding MFS domain-containing protein, with amino-acid sequence MAWSEAFGRLAFAKKHDRTPEERAFVRRLDLFLMTFGCISQVIKFLDQTNITSAYVSGMKEDLELFGNELNFFTTYFNIGYCIMLIPSQIILTYVRPSIWLSTLEIAWGVITGLIAIVHNERQIYALRFVLGLLESSAWPGMITLLMLWYTPSELAKRMGFYHSARAVGGMMSGALQVAILNTLDGHSGLPGWRWLFIINAIMTIVLGFFGYVMLPDTPNKPNPWAKWWFNDTHAQIAMKRLERHGRSESKKITWAASKRAARMWITYYIPAYWVVSGMSAGALGYFNVFLRSLMDSQGQPVWTKTQVNAIPIGGGAIQVVCIWFWCILSDLLQVRWQLIVTQSAIGLIPAIIMTIWTRNPGSVPLSAAYASYFMTYMVQASGLILLAWFTDINRFPGEPEARALIVGISVVAIYAVDAGSQVSVWPATQAPYYKTGWVVMLSMWTAGIILIVTLHLIDKRYVTPKRIATSEPIQTVEYENDSAGSDKNEKRVQVSSLA